The Streptomyces sp. SS1-1 genome has a segment encoding these proteins:
- a CDS encoding DUF202 domain-containing protein, translating to MSAGPAAGTAVRDPGLQPERTRLAWRRTTLAATVVAVLAAKSALRGGVSVGGAVGGALCCVLWLGFLALAHRRIRLLAASAEPGALAPRHATATVLVTVALAVCGVGLLL from the coding sequence GTGAGTGCCGGGCCGGCGGCGGGCACGGCCGTACGGGATCCGGGGCTGCAGCCCGAGCGGACGCGGCTGGCGTGGCGGCGGACGACGTTGGCGGCGACCGTGGTGGCCGTGCTCGCCGCGAAGAGCGCGCTGCGGGGTGGGGTGTCGGTGGGCGGGGCGGTCGGCGGGGCCCTGTGCTGTGTGCTGTGGCTGGGGTTCCTGGCGCTCGCCCATCGGCGGATCCGGCTGCTGGCCGCGTCCGCCGAGCCCGGGGCGCTGGCCCCGCGTCATGCGACGGCCACGGTGCTGGTGACGGTGGCGCTGGCGGTGTGCGGGGTGGGGTTGCTGCTGTGA
- a CDS encoding NADP-dependent oxidoreductase, translated as MKAISYSRYGGPDVLAYGEVDDPRVGADSVLVKVRAAAVNPVDLMCREGHLDQLIEPVFPVVPGWDVSGVVVQPGPAVPEFAVGDEVIGYVRQDVLEHGTFAEYVAAPVRTLARKPRNLTWEEAAGLPLAGLTAYQALTKTLQVRRDETVLVHGASGAVGSLAVQLARHAGARVIGTASAHNHDFVRGLGGEPVEYGEGLAERVRGLAPEGVTAAFDTVGGEALKVSANLLAPEGRLLSIADPDVVDYGGRYHFTRPDPEDLLRLTELAEQGVVSVRVARTLPLEETAEAHRLGEEGGTNGKIVVTVDWQSEDPIPPGLWEKED; from the coding sequence ATGAAGGCCATCAGCTACTCACGCTACGGCGGGCCCGACGTGCTCGCCTACGGGGAGGTCGACGACCCCCGCGTCGGCGCCGACTCCGTCCTGGTCAAGGTGCGGGCGGCGGCGGTGAACCCCGTGGACCTGATGTGCCGCGAGGGTCACCTGGACCAGCTGATCGAGCCCGTCTTCCCGGTGGTGCCGGGCTGGGACGTGTCCGGGGTCGTCGTCCAGCCCGGACCGGCCGTCCCGGAGTTCGCCGTCGGCGACGAGGTCATCGGCTACGTACGCCAGGACGTCCTCGAGCACGGCACCTTCGCCGAGTACGTCGCCGCGCCCGTGCGCACCCTCGCGCGCAAGCCCCGCAACCTCACCTGGGAGGAGGCGGCGGGCCTGCCCCTCGCCGGGCTGACCGCCTACCAGGCGCTGACGAAGACACTCCAGGTCAGACGGGACGAGACCGTCCTCGTCCACGGGGCGTCCGGCGCGGTCGGCTCCCTCGCCGTCCAGCTCGCCCGGCACGCGGGCGCCCGCGTGATCGGCACGGCGAGCGCCCACAACCACGACTTCGTGCGCGGACTCGGCGGCGAGCCGGTCGAGTACGGAGAGGGGCTGGCGGAGCGGGTGCGCGGTCTCGCGCCGGAAGGGGTGACCGCGGCCTTCGACACGGTCGGCGGCGAGGCCCTGAAGGTCTCCGCCAACCTGCTGGCCCCCGAGGGACGCCTGCTCTCGATCGCCGACCCGGACGTCGTCGACTACGGCGGCCGCTACCACTTCACCCGCCCCGACCCCGAGGACCTCCTCCGTCTCACGGAACTGGCCGAACAGGGCGTCGTCTCGGTCCGCGTCGCCCGCACGCTCCCCTTGGAGGAGACGGCCGAGGCCCACCGCCTCGGCGAGGAGGGCGGCACCAACGGCAAGATCGTGGTCACCGTGGACTGGCAGTCGGAGGACCCGATCCCGCCGGGCCTGTGGGAGAAGGAGGACTGA
- a CDS encoding phosphotransferase family protein, translating into MSPDHPPGLDLDRLRGLLERELPGLAQGPLTGRLIEGGRSNLTYTVSDGTSRWVVRRPPLGHVLATAHDMRREHRVISALHPTSVPVPRPLLLCEDEEVLGAPFYVMEFVEGTPYRTADQLAPLGPRRTRDAVLSLVDTLVGLHAVDPASVGLEDFGRPEGFLDRQLRRWGKQLDASRNRDLAGIDELHATLGRRLPDSPAPTVIHGDYRLDNVLIGPDDRIRAILDWEMSTLGDPLTDLGLLVMYSMPLGTPDSPVSTTAEAAGHPAPTELIQRYAERSGRDVSAVAWYTAFAWFKLAVILEGIHYRYTLGQTVGRGFDRIGDLVPVFIQHGLTTLRDGIQEG; encoded by the coding sequence ATGAGCCCCGACCATCCGCCCGGACTCGATCTCGACCGGCTGCGCGGCCTGCTCGAGCGCGAGCTGCCCGGTCTGGCGCAGGGTCCGCTGACCGGCCGGCTCATCGAGGGCGGACGGTCCAACCTGACCTACACCGTCTCGGACGGCACCTCCCGCTGGGTCGTGCGCCGCCCCCCGCTGGGCCACGTCCTGGCCACCGCGCACGACATGAGGCGCGAGCACCGCGTGATCAGCGCCCTGCACCCGACCAGCGTGCCGGTTCCCCGGCCGCTGCTGCTGTGCGAGGACGAGGAGGTGCTCGGGGCGCCGTTCTACGTGATGGAGTTCGTCGAGGGCACCCCGTACCGCACCGCGGACCAGCTGGCCCCGCTCGGGCCGCGGCGCACCCGGGACGCCGTGCTGTCCCTGGTGGACACCCTCGTCGGACTGCACGCGGTGGACCCCGCCTCCGTGGGCCTGGAGGACTTCGGGCGCCCCGAGGGCTTCCTGGACCGGCAGCTGCGCCGCTGGGGCAAGCAGCTGGACGCCTCCCGCAACCGCGACCTGGCCGGGATCGACGAACTGCACGCGACGCTCGGCCGCCGGCTGCCGGACTCCCCCGCGCCGACCGTGATCCACGGCGACTACCGCCTGGACAACGTGCTGATCGGCCCGGACGACCGGATCAGGGCCATCCTCGACTGGGAGATGTCCACCCTCGGCGACCCGCTGACCGACCTGGGCCTGCTGGTGATGTACAGCATGCCGCTGGGGACGCCCGACTCCCCCGTCTCCACGACCGCCGAGGCGGCCGGCCACCCCGCGCCCACCGAGCTGATCCAGCGGTACGCCGAGCGGTCGGGCCGGGACGTCTCCGCGGTCGCCTGGTACACGGCGTTCGCCTGGTTCAAGCTCGCCGTGATCCTGGAGGGCATCCACTACCGCTACACCCTGGGCCAGACGGTGGGCCGCGGCTTCGACCGCATCGGCGACCTCGTCCCGGTCTTCATCCAGCACGGTCTGACCACGCTCCGCGACGGCATCCAGGAAGGCTGA
- a CDS encoding acyl-CoA dehydrogenase family protein → MDFAFDARTEELRAKLLAFMDEHVYPAEAVAEEQRALLPSPWDTPAVVEELKAEARRQGLWNLFLPDAAYGAGLTNLQYAPLAEITGRSPHLAPTATNCAAPDTGNMEVLAQFGDERQKKQWLEPLLAGEIRSAFAMTEPEVASSDATNITTRIERDGDEYVITGRKWYISGAMNPDCAIFIVMGKTDPDGPDIRRQQSMVLVPRDTPGVTVRRAMRVFGYEDHSHGGHAEVVFDHARVPVGNLVGEEGGGFAIAQARLGPGRIHHCMRLIGMAERAIELMCRRAVSRQAFGKALAQQGVVHNWIADARVTVEQLRLLVLKTAWLMDTVGNRGAHTEIQAIKIATPRAVVDIIDRAIQLYGAGGVSQDFPLAELYASARTLMIADGPDEVHQRSLARRELKKYL, encoded by the coding sequence ATGGACTTCGCGTTCGACGCGCGCACCGAGGAACTCCGCGCCAAACTGCTCGCCTTCATGGACGAGCACGTCTACCCGGCCGAGGCGGTGGCCGAGGAGCAGCGCGCCCTGCTGCCCTCGCCGTGGGACACCCCGGCCGTGGTGGAGGAGCTGAAGGCCGAGGCGCGCCGGCAGGGCCTGTGGAACCTGTTCCTGCCCGACGCCGCGTACGGGGCCGGGCTCACCAACCTCCAGTACGCGCCGCTCGCCGAGATCACCGGCCGCTCCCCGCATCTGGCGCCCACGGCGACGAACTGCGCGGCGCCGGACACCGGGAACATGGAGGTGCTGGCCCAGTTCGGCGACGAGCGGCAGAAGAAGCAGTGGCTGGAGCCGCTGCTCGCGGGGGAGATCCGCTCGGCGTTCGCGATGACCGAGCCGGAGGTGGCCTCGTCGGACGCCACCAACATCACCACCCGGATCGAGCGGGACGGCGACGAGTACGTCATCACCGGCCGCAAGTGGTACATCTCCGGCGCGATGAACCCCGACTGCGCGATCTTCATCGTGATGGGCAAGACGGACCCGGACGGCCCGGACATCCGCCGTCAGCAGTCCATGGTCCTGGTCCCCCGGGACACCCCGGGCGTCACGGTCCGGCGTGCGATGCGGGTGTTCGGGTACGAGGACCACTCCCACGGCGGCCACGCCGAGGTCGTCTTCGACCACGCGCGCGTGCCCGTGGGCAACCTGGTCGGCGAGGAGGGCGGCGGCTTCGCCATCGCGCAGGCCCGGCTCGGCCCCGGCCGTATCCACCACTGCATGCGGCTGATCGGCATGGCCGAGCGGGCGATCGAGCTGATGTGCCGGCGCGCGGTGTCACGTCAGGCGTTCGGCAAGGCGCTCGCCCAGCAGGGCGTGGTGCACAACTGGATCGCCGACGCCCGGGTGACCGTCGAGCAGCTGCGCCTGCTGGTGCTGAAGACGGCCTGGCTGATGGACACCGTCGGCAACCGGGGCGCGCACACCGAGATCCAGGCCATCAAGATCGCCACCCCGCGCGCGGTCGTCGACATCATCGACCGGGCGATCCAGCTGTACGGCGCGGGCGGCGTCAGCCAGGACTTCCCGCTCGCGGAGCTGTACGCGTCGGCGCGGACGCTGATGATCGCCGACGGGCCGGACGAGGTGCACCAGCGGTCGCTGGCCCGGCGGGAGCTGAAGAAGTACCTGTAG
- a CDS encoding TetR/AcrR family transcriptional regulator, translating into MARTTDGDGTPVPQRLLAAATRLFAEQGYDRTSVQEIVEAAGVTKGALYHYFGSKDDLLHEVYARVLRVQQERLDAYADADEPVEKRLRGAAADVVVTTIENLDDASIFFRSMHHLSPEKNKLVRAERRRYHERFRALIEEGQRTGVFSTATPADLVVDYHFGSVHHLSTWYRPDGPLSPQEVADHLADLLLRALRP; encoded by the coding sequence GTGGCCAGGACGACGGACGGTGACGGTACGCCCGTCCCGCAGCGGCTGCTCGCCGCCGCCACCCGGCTCTTCGCGGAGCAGGGCTACGACCGCACCTCGGTGCAGGAGATCGTGGAGGCGGCCGGCGTCACCAAAGGGGCGCTCTACCACTACTTCGGCTCCAAGGACGACCTCCTGCACGAGGTGTACGCGCGGGTGCTGCGCGTGCAGCAGGAGCGCCTGGACGCCTACGCGGACGCCGACGAGCCCGTCGAGAAGCGGCTGCGCGGCGCCGCCGCCGACGTGGTCGTGACGACCATCGAGAACCTCGACGACGCGTCGATCTTCTTCCGCTCGATGCACCACCTGAGCCCGGAGAAGAACAAACTGGTGCGCGCCGAGCGCCGGCGCTACCACGAACGCTTCCGCGCGCTCATCGAGGAGGGCCAGCGCACCGGCGTCTTCTCCACGGCGACCCCGGCCGACCTCGTCGTCGACTACCACTTCGGCTCGGTCCACCACCTGTCCACGTGGTACCGGCCCGACGGGCCGCTCAGCCCGCAGGAGGTCGCCGACCACCTCGCCGACCTGCTGCTGCGCGCCCTGCGTCCCTGA
- a CDS encoding class I adenylate-forming enzyme family protein, with the protein MTSSRYAAKPWLALLSDAQRAPVAPDDSLVHGLRRAAAETPDRVCLAYFDARLTYREVDELSDSVAGHLAARGLRRGDRVAILLQNSPHFVLALLGAWKAGAIVVPVNPMYKSGEVGHVLADGEVAALVCSGRAWEAYLRDTAADSPVRIVLTACEADLQTRDDPRVIGLDRLPTPAGTDDLTAVARAGHPAPEGRDPGPSDIALISYTSGTSGTPKGATNTHRNILYNAERQRTGLELPDPPVYFALAPLFHITGMVCQLAACLVSGGTLVLAYRFEAGVVLDAFAEHRPHYTVGPSTAFMALAAHPDVTRDHFASFRMISSGGAPLPPALVERFRAALGPYIRNGYGLTECTAPCASVPPGLEAPVDPASGTLAVGLPGPETVVRIVDDRGEEVPFSEQGEIVVRGPQVIPGYWRRPDATAETFPDGELRTGDIGFMDADGWLYVVDRKKDMINASGFKVWPREVEDVLHTHPAVREAAVVGVPDGYRGETVKAYISLRPGADTDPGELVSHCKERLAAYKYPRQVEILPDLPKTASGKILRRELRSRTHDG; encoded by the coding sequence ATGACCTCCTCGCGCTACGCCGCCAAGCCCTGGCTGGCCCTGCTCAGCGACGCCCAGCGCGCCCCCGTCGCGCCGGACGACTCCCTCGTGCACGGCCTGCGCCGCGCCGCCGCCGAGACCCCCGACCGGGTCTGCCTCGCCTACTTCGACGCGCGTCTGACGTACCGCGAGGTCGACGAGCTCAGCGACTCGGTCGCCGGGCACCTCGCCGCCCGCGGCCTTCGGCGCGGCGACCGCGTGGCGATCCTGCTGCAGAACTCCCCGCACTTCGTGCTCGCCCTGCTCGGCGCCTGGAAGGCGGGCGCGATCGTCGTCCCCGTCAACCCGATGTACAAGTCCGGCGAGGTCGGCCACGTCCTGGCGGACGGCGAGGTCGCCGCCCTCGTCTGCTCCGGCCGCGCCTGGGAGGCGTACCTGCGCGACACGGCGGCCGACTCCCCGGTGCGGATCGTGCTCACCGCCTGCGAGGCCGACCTCCAGACCCGCGACGACCCCCGGGTGATCGGCCTCGACCGCCTCCCCACACCCGCCGGCACCGACGACCTGACGGCCGTGGCCCGCGCCGGGCACCCCGCGCCCGAGGGCCGCGACCCCGGCCCGTCGGACATCGCGCTGATCAGCTACACCTCGGGCACCAGCGGCACCCCGAAGGGCGCCACCAACACCCACCGCAACATCCTGTACAACGCCGAACGGCAGCGGACCGGCCTCGAACTGCCCGACCCGCCCGTCTACTTCGCGCTCGCGCCGCTGTTCCACATCACCGGCATGGTCTGCCAGCTCGCCGCCTGCCTGGTCAGCGGGGGCACCCTCGTGCTCGCGTACCGCTTCGAGGCGGGCGTCGTCCTCGACGCGTTCGCCGAGCACCGGCCGCACTACACCGTCGGCCCCTCCACCGCCTTCATGGCGCTGGCCGCCCACCCGGACGTCACCCGCGACCACTTCGCCTCGTTCAGGATGATCTCCTCCGGCGGCGCCCCGCTGCCGCCCGCCCTGGTGGAGAGGTTCCGGGCCGCCCTCGGGCCGTACATCCGCAACGGCTACGGCCTCACCGAGTGCACCGCCCCCTGCGCCTCCGTGCCGCCCGGCCTCGAAGCCCCCGTCGACCCGGCCTCCGGGACGCTCGCCGTGGGCCTGCCCGGCCCCGAGACGGTCGTCCGGATCGTCGACGACCGGGGCGAGGAGGTGCCCTTCAGCGAACAGGGCGAGATCGTCGTCCGCGGACCGCAGGTGATCCCCGGCTACTGGCGGCGGCCCGACGCCACCGCCGAGACCTTCCCGGACGGCGAACTGCGCACCGGCGACATCGGGTTCATGGACGCCGACGGCTGGCTCTACGTCGTCGACCGCAAGAAGGACATGATCAACGCGTCCGGCTTCAAGGTCTGGCCGCGCGAGGTCGAGGACGTCCTGCACACCCACCCCGCCGTCCGCGAGGCCGCCGTGGTCGGAGTGCCCGACGGCTACCGCGGCGAGACCGTCAAGGCGTACATCAGCCTCCGTCCGGGCGCGGACACCGACCCCGGCGAACTCGTCTCCCACTGCAAGGAGAGACTGGCCGCCTACAAATATCCGCGCCAGGTGGAGATCCTGCCCGACTTGCCCAAGACGGCGAGTGGGAAGATCCTCCGTCGGGAACTGCGTTCCCGTACTCACGACGGATAG
- a CDS encoding SDR family oxidoreductase: MVQAVQDAAVVVTGAGGGIGAALARRFAAAGARVAVNDLDAAKARTVAEEIGGLAVPGDASAIVSEARDALGGTIDVWCANAGVAFGGDEPGAPLDEQAWATSWDVNVMAHVRAAQALLPAWLERGSGRFVSTISAAGLLTMIGAAPYAVTKHGALAFAEYLSLTYRHRGVKVHAICPQGVRTDMLDATGSAGDLVLRPTAIAPEDVADALFKGMEEDRFLILPHPEVAGYYETRAAAPDRWLAGMNHLQQRWEETR; the protein is encoded by the coding sequence ATGGTGCAAGCCGTGCAGGACGCCGCAGTCGTCGTCACCGGGGCCGGAGGGGGCATCGGGGCCGCGCTGGCCCGGCGGTTCGCGGCCGCCGGGGCCCGGGTCGCCGTCAACGACCTGGACGCCGCGAAGGCCCGGACGGTCGCGGAGGAGATCGGCGGACTCGCCGTCCCCGGCGACGCCTCCGCCATCGTCTCCGAGGCCCGCGACGCGCTCGGCGGCACGATCGACGTCTGGTGCGCGAACGCGGGCGTCGCCTTCGGCGGGGACGAACCCGGCGCACCCCTGGACGAACAGGCGTGGGCGACGTCCTGGGACGTCAACGTCATGGCCCACGTACGGGCCGCCCAGGCCCTGCTGCCCGCCTGGCTGGAACGCGGCAGCGGACGCTTCGTCTCCACCATCTCCGCCGCCGGGCTGCTCACCATGATCGGCGCCGCCCCCTACGCCGTCACCAAGCACGGCGCCCTCGCCTTCGCCGAATACCTGTCCCTGACCTACCGGCACCGGGGCGTCAAGGTCCACGCCATCTGCCCGCAGGGGGTGCGCACCGACATGCTCGACGCCACCGGCAGCGCCGGCGACCTGGTCCTCAGGCCCACCGCCATCGCCCCCGAGGACGTGGCGGACGCCCTCTTCAAGGGCATGGAGGAGGACCGCTTCCTGATCCTGCCGCACCCCGAGGTCGCCGGGTACTACGAGACGCGGGCCGCCGCCCCCGACCGCTGGCTGGCCGGGATGAACCACCTCCAGCAGCGCTGGGAGGAGACCCGATGA